A genomic window from Brachyspira sp. SAP_772 includes:
- a CDS encoding histidine biosynthesis protein, translating to MIRNDMIKKMEISRKKVLDAIKEGNGYTILSTGITGDDARIAKAVVDAGAKLLEPNHPAVVLARGYKGISNMHNAEKVRHELPLEKMLEVVSGVRNVVGDDIYITVGVPGGFTEVMPIILEDNDFHQISLAGADGLHTHKSSIEDLKELVEKAHKYGLLVDAYIGHPSDLHTFGIPAKTPDDVKNVAKEMEKIGVDFIGLMTGMSYEGVKAGEIHPEIEERLKALVSAVKVPTLAEGGININNYKAFKNTGVNILVIGTAIDNVVCNAASNVVKDFLTK from the coding sequence ATGATAAGAAATGATATGATAAAAAAAATGGAAATATCTAGAAAAAAAGTACTTGATGCCATCAAAGAAGGAAATGGATATACAATATTAAGTACAGGAATTACTGGAGATGATGCAAGAATTGCTAAGGCCGTTGTAGATGCTGGTGCTAAACTATTAGAACCAAATCACCCTGCTGTTGTATTAGCTAGAGGATATAAAGGAATAAGTAATATGCATAATGCAGAAAAAGTAAGACATGAACTTCCTTTGGAAAAGATGCTTGAAGTTGTATCTGGGGTTAGAAATGTGGTTGGAGATGATATATATATTACTGTTGGCGTACCTGGAGGATTTACAGAAGTTATGCCTATAATATTAGAGGATAATGATTTTCATCAAATATCTTTAGCAGGGGCTGATGGTTTACATACACATAAATCATCTATTGAAGATTTAAAAGAACTTGTAGAAAAAGCTCATAAATATGGTTTATTGGTAGATGCATATATTGGACATCCTAGTGATTTGCATACATTTGGAATACCTGCTAAAACTCCTGATGATGTAAAAAATGTAGCTAAAGAAATGGAAAAAATTGGAGTAGATTTTATTGGATTAATGACTGGAATGAGTTATGAAGGGGTAAAAGCAGGAGAGATACACCCTGAAATAGAAGAAAGACTAAAAGCTTTAGTTTCTGCTGTTAAAGTACCAACATTAGCTGAAGGCGGAATTAACATAAACAATTATAAAGCTTTCAAAAATACTGGGGTAAATATACTTGTAATAGGTACTGCAATAGATAATGTGGTATGTAATGCTGCATCAAACGTGGTTAAAGATTTTTTAACTAAATAA
- a CDS encoding PTS sugar transporter, translating into MKNIAIIGSSGGNLYNLGGKDPIKLLSEIKLQTDSTEIAVSNILFIGADAPMDNIKPTAKASIFRLENGEIIKGEEKTLAEINEDAKGYDLELANIIESGNIDGLILMSCDPSNINKKSIDAAISKKIPIVGTGGASMADLQSNGANVIAVSGTTGTTNRTRAISAITSLSKYFNIKYRPVIGSSGSSSGASKENVFKRINFRGIMMGALPGFISMALILAVSKIPGLEKLTDVFNILIKALPVMVAVIAAKQVSGLDEVGIVAGVISGVLSVEGGIIGGIIGGILAGLFSYFIITKCFDLRVPATTANIIAGGLSGIIAGLLVYFLLAPVALFIGEGIKKLLETVISFSPILAGVVGGLLIWPAIIGGVYHAAILPIVLLEMEATGNSFLGSIDMVGLVMCSAGITFANIIAPRRKDDKSIAVPGFLINVCFGTFVETSYPFMFSNKLVFASAIVSSAIGGAVVGLFNVRGTAYVPAIIAPGLSTTPIGFLIAMLTSFLVAFLLTVIANKISKAKDK; encoded by the coding sequence ATGAAAAATATAGCAATCATAGGAAGCAGCGGGGGAAATTTATACAATTTAGGCGGTAAAGACCCTATAAAACTTTTATCAGAGATTAAACTACAGACAGACTCTACAGAAATTGCAGTATCTAATATTTTATTTATAGGTGCAGATGCTCCTATGGATAATATAAAACCAACAGCAAAGGCATCTATATTTAGGCTTGAGAATGGTGAGATTATAAAAGGAGAAGAAAAAACTTTAGCAGAGATAAATGAAGATGCAAAGGGGTATGATTTAGAATTAGCCAATATTATAGAGAGTGGTAATATAGACGGACTAATATTAATGAGCTGTGATCCTTCGAATATTAACAAAAAAAGTATTGATGCAGCAATAAGCAAGAAAATACCTATAGTTGGTACGGGAGGGGCATCTATGGCAGATTTGCAATCTAATGGTGCAAATGTTATAGCAGTATCTGGTACAACTGGTACTACAAATAGAACTAGAGCAATATCAGCCATTACAAGTTTAAGTAAATATTTCAATATAAAATATAGACCTGTAATAGGTTCTAGCGGAAGTTCTTCTGGAGCATCAAAAGAAAATGTATTTAAGAGGATAAACTTTAGAGGAATAATGATGGGGGCTTTACCGGGATTTATATCTATGGCATTAATACTTGCTGTAAGTAAAATACCAGGTTTAGAAAAGTTAACAGATGTTTTTAATATTTTAATAAAGGCGCTTCCTGTTATGGTTGCTGTAATAGCAGCTAAGCAAGTATCTGGATTAGATGAAGTTGGAATAGTTGCGGGAGTAATATCCGGAGTATTGTCTGTTGAGGGAGGCATTATTGGGGGGATTATTGGCGGTATTTTAGCTGGGCTATTTAGTTATTTTATCATTACTAAATGTTTTGATTTAAGAGTTCCTGCTACTACTGCTAATATAATTGCAGGAGGTTTATCTGGAATTATAGCAGGCCTTTTAGTTTATTTCTTATTAGCACCTGTAGCTTTATTTATAGGAGAGGGTATAAAAAAATTATTAGAAACTGTTATATCATTCTCACCTATATTAGCTGGTGTAGTTGGGGGATTATTAATATGGCCTGCTATTATTGGAGGGGTATATCATGCTGCAATACTGCCTATAGTTCTATTAGAAATGGAGGCTACTGGAAATAGCTTTTTAGGTTCTATAGATATGGTTGGACTTGTTATGTGTTCTGCAGGAATTACTTTTGCAAACATTATAGCTCCTAGAAGAAAAGATGATAAATCAATAGCTGTACCTGGTTTTTTAATCAATGTATGTTTTGGTACATTTGTAGAAACTTCTTATCCATTTATGTTCTCAAATAAATTGGTATTTGCTAGTGCAATAGTATCTTCTGCTATTGGAGGAGCTGTAGTAGGATTATTTAATGTGAGAGGTACTGCTTATGTTCCAGCTATAATAGCTCCTGGACTTTCCACCACACCTATAGGATTTTTAATTGCAATGCTTACTAGTTTTTTAGTTGCTTTCTTATTGACTGTTATAGCAAATAAAATATCAAAAGCAAAAGATAAATAA
- a CDS encoding GntR family transcriptional regulator, protein MSNNFLYKKVYDDILKKINNGVWKRGDRIPKEEDLLKSYNVSRDTLRKALSKLKYEGILYSKSGIATYVKEKKLDYKLASIESFSEISKRENKTPRSIVYRAEKIIPDDDIVNKMELKKNESVFFIERLRLAENKIVCYEKTYINEKLCPDIDKFVSPNTSLFNLYENQYNIKISYGKYTFEAINAPSDMAKILSIKDGDAILMMNATIFTIDNIPLYTVIANYIGSEYIFTTVLQRD, encoded by the coding sequence ATGAGCAATAATTTTCTATATAAAAAAGTATATGATGATATTTTAAAGAAAATAAATAATGGAGTGTGGAAAAGAGGAGACAGAATACCTAAAGAAGAAGATTTATTAAAATCATATAATGTAAGCAGAGATACATTAAGAAAGGCTTTGTCTAAACTTAAATATGAAGGTATTTTATATTCAAAAAGCGGTATAGCTACATATGTTAAAGAAAAAAAGTTGGATTATAAACTAGCTTCTATTGAAAGCTTTAGTGAAATTTCTAAAAGAGAAAATAAAACTCCTAGAAGCATAGTGTATAGAGCAGAAAAAATTATTCCAGATGATGATATTGTAAATAAAATGGAATTAAAAAAAAACGAATCAGTATTTTTTATAGAGAGATTAAGATTAGCTGAAAATAAAATAGTATGTTATGAAAAAACATACATAAATGAAAAACTCTGCCCCGATATAGATAAATTCGTATCCCCAAACACTTCATTATTCAATCTATATGAAAATCAATACAACATAAAAATTAGCTATGGTAAATATACTTTTGAAGCAATCAATGCTCCATCAGATATGGCAAAAATCCTTTCTATTAAAGATGGTGATGCCATTTTGATGATGAATGCTACAATATTTACAATAGATAATATTCCTTTATATACCGTTATAGCCAATTACATAGGAAGCGAATATATTTTCACAACCGTATTACAGAGAGATTAA
- a CDS encoding methyl-accepting chemotaxis protein, producing MLKKLSQIINNAFKGNSLILKFLIPYITCIILICVAIYFVYAPQYRNTYQTNSEYNTDQLKKILENNVENLIVEINLLCAYLEKEDNNDKALEVFQNVLKNNSYLVNIFYSDIIPYNEGGFFINANNESLGNYNPTSDQWFKDVMANNKIITATPYVKNNKTIASFAKAVYKNNRVYGVLWFDIDFDKFIQSTIAENKKHGYNIYIINDAGLFLFSPNKNDILKNNIFSNPNFTGNKNNILNNNNFTFIDNKLTHISSKIKDTNWIFISDISKKELNAMFYKLYILIAVVFIILIGIEAILVIVIAKPLSTTLNSTVKIIETMSDCNFNIEFNEKELSKRDQAGELVRALNKMQKTLGKVIYNLTNSINEINNSVNFITDGSVNLSDRANSQASALEELASSIQSVSDALKETASNASNAKRMSEEVFESTKRGVDAVEDTSRNMEDIAESSKKVSDIIKIIESIALQTNILALNASVEAARAGEQGKGFAVVANEVRSLANNVANAAKDISDIINDTVRKIELGSTSVKASSYILNQIEKSVNEVSNLLVGISNAIINEEESISQINSAVAELNNITQETSAIAEQGAINSSNALDKAQNIVVEVSQFKF from the coding sequence GTGTTAAAGAAGTTATCGCAAATTATAAATAATGCTTTCAAAGGAAATAGTTTAATATTAAAATTTTTAATACCATACATAACTTGTATTATACTCATATGTGTTGCTATATATTTCGTTTATGCACCGCAATATAGAAATACATACCAGACAAATAGTGAATATAATACAGATCAATTAAAAAAGATATTAGAAAATAATGTAGAAAACTTAATAGTTGAAATTAATCTGCTTTGTGCATATTTAGAAAAAGAGGATAATAATGATAAAGCATTAGAAGTATTTCAAAATGTATTAAAAAACAACAGTTATTTAGTTAATATATTTTATTCTGATATTATACCATATAATGAAGGCGGTTTTTTCATAAATGCCAATAATGAATCATTAGGAAATTATAATCCTACATCAGATCAATGGTTTAAAGATGTTATGGCAAATAATAAAATTATAACCGCTACTCCATATGTGAAAAATAATAAAACAATAGCATCTTTTGCTAAGGCTGTATATAAAAATAATAGAGTATATGGAGTTTTATGGTTTGATATAGATTTTGACAAGTTTATACAATCTACAATAGCCGAAAATAAAAAACATGGATACAATATATATATAATCAATGATGCAGGACTATTTTTATTCAGCCCTAATAAAAATGATATATTAAAAAATAATATATTTTCAAATCCAAACTTTACAGGAAATAAAAACAACATATTAAATAATAATAATTTCACATTTATAGATAACAAACTCACACATATATCATCAAAAATAAAAGATACTAATTGGATATTTATATCTGATATATCTAAAAAAGAATTGAATGCTATGTTTTACAAGCTTTACATATTGATTGCAGTAGTATTTATTATTCTTATCGGAATAGAGGCTATACTTGTAATTGTAATAGCTAAGCCTCTATCTACAACATTAAACAGTACTGTAAAAATAATAGAAACTATGTCTGATTGTAATTTTAATATAGAATTTAATGAAAAAGAACTCAGTAAAAGAGACCAAGCTGGTGAATTAGTAAGGGCATTGAATAAAATGCAAAAAACTTTAGGTAAAGTAATATATAATCTAACCAACTCTATAAATGAAATTAATAATTCAGTTAATTTCATAACAGACGGAAGTGTTAATTTATCTGACAGAGCAAATTCGCAGGCAAGTGCATTGGAAGAGTTAGCAAGTTCCATACAATCTGTATCAGATGCATTAAAAGAGACAGCTAGCAATGCTAGTAATGCTAAGAGAATGAGTGAAGAAGTATTTGAATCTACAAAAAGAGGTGTTGATGCTGTAGAAGATACTTCACGTAATATGGAAGATATAGCGGAATCTAGTAAAAAGGTTTCTGACATAATTAAAATAATAGAATCTATAGCTTTACAAACAAATATATTAGCTTTGAATGCATCTGTAGAGGCTGCACGTGCAGGAGAACAAGGTAAGGGCTTTGCTGTTGTTGCTAATGAGGTTAGAAGTTTAGCAAATAATGTAGCTAATGCTGCTAAAGATATATCTGACATAATTAATGATACTGTAAGAAAAATTGAACTTGGAAGCACTTCGGTAAAAGCTTCATCATATATATTAAATCAAATAGAAAAGTCAGTTAATGAGGTGTCAAATCTGCTTGTTGGTATATCTAATGCTATTATCAATGAAGAAGAAAGTATATCACAAATAAACTCTGCTGTTGCGGAGCTTAATAATATAACTCAAGAAACTTCGGCTATAGCTGAACAAGGGGCTATAAATAGCAGCAATGCTTTGGATAAAGCTCAAAATATTGTTGTTGAAGTTTCACAATTTAAATTTTGA
- a CDS encoding aldo/keto reductase, whose translation MNRYDNMIFNRCGRSGLKLPIISLGLWHNFGENCDYNNMKDIINTAFDNGITHFDLANNYGPPYGAAEINMGKILNDGFNKYRDEIIISTKAGYDMWDGPYGDWGSKKYIIASINQSLKRLNLEYVDIFYHHRMDNETPLEETMEALTRIVKDGKALYVGLSNYDGAAMERAAKILTYANVPFIINQNRYSIFDRTIENNGLKLKAKKLSKGIIAYSPLAQGLLTDKYIDGIPSDSRIAADGRYLKKDAITRDRLRQIKELNDLAKERGETLAQMALRWVLKDEEITSVLIGASKPSQIIENLQIINKNNLTDFELKKIDDITL comes from the coding sequence ATGAATAGATATGATAATATGATTTTTAATAGATGCGGAAGAAGCGGTTTAAAATTGCCTATAATATCTCTTGGATTATGGCATAATTTTGGTGAGAATTGTGATTATAATAACATGAAAGATATTATAAATACTGCTTTTGATAATGGTATAACACATTTTGATTTGGCTAATAATTATGGTCCTCCGTATGGTGCTGCTGAAATTAATATGGGTAAAATTTTGAACGATGGTTTTAATAAATATAGAGATGAAATTATCATAAGTACTAAAGCAGGCTATGATATGTGGGATGGGCCTTATGGAGATTGGGGCAGTAAAAAATATATAATAGCGAGCATTAATCAAAGCTTAAAAAGATTAAATCTTGAGTATGTGGATATATTTTATCATCATAGAATGGACAATGAAACTCCTCTTGAAGAGACTATGGAGGCATTAACTAGAATAGTAAAAGATGGTAAAGCTTTATATGTTGGGCTTTCCAATTATGATGGAGCTGCTATGGAGAGAGCTGCTAAAATATTAACCTATGCTAATGTGCCTTTTATAATTAATCAAAATAGATATTCTATATTCGATAGAACTATAGAAAATAATGGGCTTAAACTAAAGGCAAAGAAATTATCAAAAGGAATAATAGCTTATAGTCCTCTTGCTCAGGGCTTACTTACAGATAAATATATTGATGGCATACCAAGTGATAGTAGAATAGCTGCAGATGGAAGATACTTAAAAAAAGATGCTATCACAAGAGATAGATTAAGACAGATAAAAGAACTTAATGATTTAGCTAAGGAGAGGGGAGAGACTTTAGCACAAATGGCTTTGAGATGGGTGTTAAAAGATGAAGAGATTACAAGCGTTTTAATAGGAGCTTCTAAACCTAGCCAAATAATAGAAAATCTTCAAATAATTAATAAAAACAATTTAACAGATTTTGAACTTAAAAAAATTGATGATATAACTTTATAA
- a CDS encoding Na/Pi cotransporter family protein, with the protein MIFTLLFSLIGGFGLFMYGLKVFSDGLQESTENTLKEILHKVTQNKILGIALGFSITAIVQSSSAVTVMAVSFVNANILTLSQAINIILGANIGTTVTGWIISLDIDILALPSLGIGSIIVIFASQNRKLKFFGEILMGFGMIFYGLILMKMAFEGVRDSENFKNLFLMANAYTLQGRFFCVVIGTVVTAIIQSSSAALGVTISLATVGLIDFPTAVALILGQNIGTTITAVLATIGASINAKRAALVHCLFNIFGVIYMFFLFPYYLKLVEFIVGFMVSGGPDLVVNNNYVNISFYIAAAHTIFNIINVIVFFFLTDKLEYIVCLIIKDKDGEKHISLLSDRLLHMPISAEIEVRKEVAYMGEIAKKMLSRIEQLFENPSEKLINKIRDHEKMLDNTDNEIHTFLLKLLGKSTLNSADIASLINISTYYENLGDNLKDLAKAIIKGNEKKTLFNEIQKKDILQMLHNNKDFIDYLSTLILNNYSINREKTYEEAMERYHTIKSFYYEARQRHYDNVDKSLIPALNAHLYGDVLVYFNRSISNLVNIVESITGKDK; encoded by the coding sequence ATGATATTTACTTTGCTTTTTTCATTAATAGGCGGTTTTGGGCTTTTTATGTATGGGCTTAAGGTATTTTCTGATGGTCTTCAGGAAAGTACTGAAAACACATTAAAAGAAATACTTCATAAAGTTACTCAAAACAAAATATTAGGCATAGCTCTTGGTTTTTCAATTACTGCTATAGTACAATCTAGTAGTGCTGTTACTGTAATGGCTGTAAGTTTTGTTAATGCAAACATACTAACATTATCTCAGGCAATAAACATTATATTGGGTGCTAATATTGGTACTACTGTTACTGGTTGGATAATTTCATTAGATATAGATATTTTAGCATTACCTTCTTTGGGTATAGGTTCTATCATAGTAATATTTGCAAGCCAAAATAGAAAACTAAAATTTTTCGGTGAAATATTAATGGGCTTTGGTATGATATTCTATGGGCTTATTTTAATGAAAATGGCTTTTGAGGGTGTAAGAGATTCTGAAAATTTTAAAAACTTATTTTTAATGGCAAATGCCTACACTCTTCAAGGAAGATTTTTCTGTGTAGTAATAGGTACTGTAGTAACTGCTATAATACAATCAAGCAGTGCTGCTTTAGGTGTTACAATATCGCTTGCTACTGTTGGTTTGATTGACTTCCCTACTGCTGTTGCTTTAATACTTGGTCAGAATATTGGTACTACTATAACTGCAGTGCTAGCTACAATAGGTGCTTCTATTAATGCTAAAAGAGCTGCTTTAGTGCATTGTTTATTTAATATATTCGGTGTAATTTATATGTTCTTCTTATTCCCATACTATCTTAAACTTGTTGAGTTTATAGTTGGTTTTATGGTGTCAGGCGGACCTGATTTAGTGGTTAATAACAATTACGTTAATATATCTTTCTATATTGCTGCAGCTCACACTATTTTTAATATAATAAACGTTATAGTATTTTTCTTCCTCACTGATAAATTAGAATATATTGTTTGCTTAATTATTAAAGATAAAGACGGCGAGAAACATATTAGCTTATTGTCTGACAGACTTTTGCATATGCCTATTTCTGCTGAGATAGAAGTGAGAAAAGAGGTGGCATATATGGGAGAAATTGCTAAAAAAATGCTCTCAAGAATAGAACAGCTATTTGAAAACCCTAGTGAAAAGCTTATTAATAAAATTCGTGACCATGAAAAAATGCTGGATAATACAGATAATGAAATACATACATTCTTACTTAAACTTCTAGGAAAAAGCACTCTAAACTCTGCAGATATTGCTTCTTTAATTAACATTAGTACATACTACGAAAACTTAGGCGATAATTTAAAAGATTTAGCTAAGGCCATTATTAAAGGAAATGAGAAAAAAACTTTATTTAATGAAATACAAAAAAAAGATATACTTCAAATGCTTCATAACAATAAAGACTTTATAGATTATTTATCAACTCTCATACTTAATAATTATTCTATAAATAGAGAAAAAACTTATGAAGAAGCTATGGAAAGATACCACACAATAAAGTCATTCTATTATGAAGCAAGGCAAAGGCATTATGACAATGTTGATAAATCTTTAATACCAGCATTGAATGCCCATTTATATGGAGATGTACTTGTTTATTTTAACCGCTCTATTTCAAACTTGGTTAATATAGTAGAGTCCATTACTGGAAAAGATAAGTAA
- a CDS encoding DNA-3-methyladenine glycosylase I codes for MKKICKWAKTEIEIKYHNDEWCKVCHDENKLFEMLILEGMQAGLSWRCVLNKREAMREAFDNFDYKKIANYNEKKIASLLENKAIIKNRRKIEALITNANKFIEVQKEFGSFDKYIWSFTNNEVVYNKLNYDDALPAENELSKTVSKDLIKRGFKFVGSIIIYSYLEAIGIINDHYADCPFK; via the coding sequence ATGAAAAAAATATGCAAATGGGCTAAAACTGAGATAGAAATAAAATATCATAATGACGAATGGTGTAAGGTTTGTCATGATGAGAATAAATTATTTGAGATGCTTATACTTGAAGGTATGCAGGCTGGTTTAAGCTGGAGATGCGTTTTAAATAAGAGAGAGGCTATGAGAGAAGCTTTTGACAATTTTGATTATAAAAAAATAGCTAATTACAATGAAAAAAAAATTGCATCACTATTAGAAAATAAAGCTATTATTAAAAACAGAAGAAAAATAGAAGCTTTAATAACAAATGCAAACAAATTTATAGAAGTTCAAAAAGAGTTTGGAAGTTTTGATAAATATATATGGAGTTTTACAAATAATGAAGTTGTATATAATAAACTAAACTATGATGATGCACTTCCTGCCGAAAATGAGCTTTCAAAAACTGTAAGCAAAGATTTAATTAAAAGAGGCTTTAAATTTGTAGGAAGTATTATAATATACAGCTATTTAGAGGCTATAGGTATTATTAATGACCATTATGCAGATTGCCCTTTTAAATAA